The Thunnus thynnus chromosome 22, fThuThy2.1, whole genome shotgun sequence genome includes a window with the following:
- the LOC137175207 gene encoding Fc receptor-like protein 5 isoform X4 — protein MEETSLQQLLLLTSLLFCTTNQAHLTVSPSSSQMFQNKFVSLSCEEDDSSAGWTLRRNTTRQTRAECGVKWGKPAGSMCNLSLITTLDSGVYWCESREGATSNSVNITVTDGSVILQSPVLPVMEGDDVTLHCKTNTSNLPAGFYKDGSLIGTEPAGHMTIHHVSKSDEGLYKCNINSHGESPPSWITVTESDPVPLYSSVRRTDDVSCEANRTRESDPAVVYTAVKTTTDVCYGQIAISPNSRRGRTERPLESEVVYSSLR, from the exons ATGGAGGAAACATCtcttcagcagctgctct TGCTGACCTCACTGCTGTTCTGCACAACAAACCAAG CTCATCTGACTGTGAGTCCCAGCAGCTCTCAGATGTTTCAAAATAAGTTTGTCTCTCTGAGCTGTGAGGAAGACGACAGCTCTGCTGGATGGACGCTAAGGAGGAATACAACCAGACAAACCAGAGCTGAGTGTGGAGTTAAATGGGGAAAACCAGCTGGTTCTATGTGTAACCTCAGCCTCATAACCACATTGGACAGTGGAGTTTACTGGTGTGAGTCCAGAGAGGGAGCAACCAGTAACAGCGTCAACATCACTGTCACTG ATGGATCAGTGATCCTGCAGAGTCCTGTCCTccctgtgatggagggagatgatgtcactctgcactgtaaaacaaacaccTCCAACCTCCCAGCTGGTTTCTATAAAGATGGCTCCCTCATCGGGACTGAgcctgcaggtcacatgaccatcCACCATGTTTCCAAGTCTGATGAAGGCCTCTACAAGTGTAACATCAACAGTCATGGAGAGTCTCCACCCAGCTGGATCACTGTCACAG AGAGTGACCCAGTTCCACTTTATTCATCAGTGAGAAGAACAGACGACGTCAGCTGCGAAGCGAACAGGACGAGAG aGAGCGATCCAGCTGTAGTGTACACAGcggtaaaaacaacaacagacgTCTGTTATGGACAAATAGCCATCAGCCCAAACAGCAGGAGAGGTCGGACAG agCGCCCCCTAGAGTCAGAGGTAGTCTACTCCTCACTGAGGTAG
- the LOC137175207 gene encoding low affinity immunoglobulin gamma Fc region receptor II-like isoform X1 — MEETSLQQLLLLTSLLFCTTNQAHLTVSPSSSQMFQNKFVSLSCEEDDSSAGWTLRRNTTRQTRAECGVKWGKPAGSMCNLSLITTLDSGVYWCESREGATSNSVNITVTDGSVILQSPVLPVMEGDDVTLHCKTNTSNLPAGFYKDGSLIGTEPAGHMTIHHVSKSDEGLYKCNINSHGESPPSWITVTDKPTTTTPPHSTSPHHPDVSPSPSPLPFVLFYVPPVCGLVLLVLLVLLVLLVRRCIRRKPPGQTQIPGYQIQHVIQSDPVPLYSSVRRTDDVSCEANRTRESDPAVVYTAVKTTTDVCYGQIAISPNSRRGRTERPLESEVVYSSLR; from the exons ATGGAGGAAACATCtcttcagcagctgctct TGCTGACCTCACTGCTGTTCTGCACAACAAACCAAG CTCATCTGACTGTGAGTCCCAGCAGCTCTCAGATGTTTCAAAATAAGTTTGTCTCTCTGAGCTGTGAGGAAGACGACAGCTCTGCTGGATGGACGCTAAGGAGGAATACAACCAGACAAACCAGAGCTGAGTGTGGAGTTAAATGGGGAAAACCAGCTGGTTCTATGTGTAACCTCAGCCTCATAACCACATTGGACAGTGGAGTTTACTGGTGTGAGTCCAGAGAGGGAGCAACCAGTAACAGCGTCAACATCACTGTCACTG ATGGATCAGTGATCCTGCAGAGTCCTGTCCTccctgtgatggagggagatgatgtcactctgcactgtaaaacaaacaccTCCAACCTCCCAGCTGGTTTCTATAAAGATGGCTCCCTCATCGGGACTGAgcctgcaggtcacatgaccatcCACCATGTTTCCAAGTCTGATGAAGGCCTCTACAAGTGTAACATCAACAGTCATGGAGAGTCTCCACCCAGCTGGATCACTGTCACAG ACAAACCCACCACCACAACTCCTCCTCATTCTACAAGTCCTCATCATCCTGACGTCTCCCCatccccctctcctcttccctttgtgttgttttatgttccaCCTGTCTGTGGTCTGGTCCTGCTTGTTCTACTGGTTCTGTTGGTTCTACTGGTGAGACGATGCATCCGGAGGAAACCTCCAGGTCAGACACAGATTCCTGGATATCAAATTCAACATGTCATAC AGAGTGACCCAGTTCCACTTTATTCATCAGTGAGAAGAACAGACGACGTCAGCTGCGAAGCGAACAGGACGAGAG aGAGCGATCCAGCTGTAGTGTACACAGcggtaaaaacaacaacagacgTCTGTTATGGACAAATAGCCATCAGCCCAAACAGCAGGAGAGGTCGGACAG agCGCCCCCTAGAGTCAGAGGTAGTCTACTCCTCACTGAGGTAG
- the LOC137175207 gene encoding low affinity immunoglobulin gamma Fc region receptor II-like isoform X2: protein MEETSLQQLLLLTSLLFCTTNQAHLTVSPSSSQMFQNKFVSLSCEEDDSSAGWTLRRNTTRQTRAECGVKWGKPAGSMCNLSLITTLDSGVYWCESREGATSNSVNITVTDGSVILQSPVLPVMEGDDVTLHCKTNTSNLPAGFYKDGSLIGTEPAGHMTIHHVSKSDEGLYKCNINSHGESPPSWITVTDKPTTTTPPHSTSPHHPDVSPSPSPLPFVLFYVPPVCGLVLLVLLVLLVLLVRRCIRRKPPESDPVPLYSSVRRTDDVSCEANRTRESDPAVVYTAVKTTTDVCYGQIAISPNSRRGRTERPLESEVVYSSLR from the exons ATGGAGGAAACATCtcttcagcagctgctct TGCTGACCTCACTGCTGTTCTGCACAACAAACCAAG CTCATCTGACTGTGAGTCCCAGCAGCTCTCAGATGTTTCAAAATAAGTTTGTCTCTCTGAGCTGTGAGGAAGACGACAGCTCTGCTGGATGGACGCTAAGGAGGAATACAACCAGACAAACCAGAGCTGAGTGTGGAGTTAAATGGGGAAAACCAGCTGGTTCTATGTGTAACCTCAGCCTCATAACCACATTGGACAGTGGAGTTTACTGGTGTGAGTCCAGAGAGGGAGCAACCAGTAACAGCGTCAACATCACTGTCACTG ATGGATCAGTGATCCTGCAGAGTCCTGTCCTccctgtgatggagggagatgatgtcactctgcactgtaaaacaaacaccTCCAACCTCCCAGCTGGTTTCTATAAAGATGGCTCCCTCATCGGGACTGAgcctgcaggtcacatgaccatcCACCATGTTTCCAAGTCTGATGAAGGCCTCTACAAGTGTAACATCAACAGTCATGGAGAGTCTCCACCCAGCTGGATCACTGTCACAG ACAAACCCACCACCACAACTCCTCCTCATTCTACAAGTCCTCATCATCCTGACGTCTCCCCatccccctctcctcttccctttgtgttgttttatgttccaCCTGTCTGTGGTCTGGTCCTGCTTGTTCTACTGGTTCTGTTGGTTCTACTGGTGAGACGATGCATCCGGAGGAAACCTCCAG AGAGTGACCCAGTTCCACTTTATTCATCAGTGAGAAGAACAGACGACGTCAGCTGCGAAGCGAACAGGACGAGAG aGAGCGATCCAGCTGTAGTGTACACAGcggtaaaaacaacaacagacgTCTGTTATGGACAAATAGCCATCAGCCCAAACAGCAGGAGAGGTCGGACAG agCGCCCCCTAGAGTCAGAGGTAGTCTACTCCTCACTGAGGTAG
- the LOC137175207 gene encoding low affinity immunoglobulin gamma Fc region receptor II-c-like isoform X3, producing MFQNKFVSLSCEEDDSSAGWTLRRNTTRQTRAECGVKWGKPAGSMCNLSLITTLDSGVYWCESREGATSNSVNITVTDGSVILQSPVLPVMEGDDVTLHCKTNTSNLPAGFYKDGSLIGTEPAGHMTIHHVSKSDEGLYKCNINSHGESPPSWITVTDKPTTTTPPHSTSPHHPDVSPSPSPLPFVLFYVPPVCGLVLLVLLVLLVLLVRRCIRRKPPGQTQIPGYQIQHVIQSDPVPLYSSVRRTDDVSCEANRTRESDPAVVYTAVKTTTDVCYGQIAISPNSRRGRTERPLESEVVYSSLR from the exons ATGTTTCAAAATAAGTTTGTCTCTCTGAGCTGTGAGGAAGACGACAGCTCTGCTGGATGGACGCTAAGGAGGAATACAACCAGACAAACCAGAGCTGAGTGTGGAGTTAAATGGGGAAAACCAGCTGGTTCTATGTGTAACCTCAGCCTCATAACCACATTGGACAGTGGAGTTTACTGGTGTGAGTCCAGAGAGGGAGCAACCAGTAACAGCGTCAACATCACTGTCACTG ATGGATCAGTGATCCTGCAGAGTCCTGTCCTccctgtgatggagggagatgatgtcactctgcactgtaaaacaaacaccTCCAACCTCCCAGCTGGTTTCTATAAAGATGGCTCCCTCATCGGGACTGAgcctgcaggtcacatgaccatcCACCATGTTTCCAAGTCTGATGAAGGCCTCTACAAGTGTAACATCAACAGTCATGGAGAGTCTCCACCCAGCTGGATCACTGTCACAG ACAAACCCACCACCACAACTCCTCCTCATTCTACAAGTCCTCATCATCCTGACGTCTCCCCatccccctctcctcttccctttgtgttgttttatgttccaCCTGTCTGTGGTCTGGTCCTGCTTGTTCTACTGGTTCTGTTGGTTCTACTGGTGAGACGATGCATCCGGAGGAAACCTCCAGGTCAGACACAGATTCCTGGATATCAAATTCAACATGTCATAC AGAGTGACCCAGTTCCACTTTATTCATCAGTGAGAAGAACAGACGACGTCAGCTGCGAAGCGAACAGGACGAGAG aGAGCGATCCAGCTGTAGTGTACACAGcggtaaaaacaacaacagacgTCTGTTATGGACAAATAGCCATCAGCCCAAACAGCAGGAGAGGTCGGACAG agCGCCCCCTAGAGTCAGAGGTAGTCTACTCCTCACTGAGGTAG